Within Oceanicoccus sp. KOV_DT_Chl, the genomic segment GGGGCGACTGTATACCCCTAGGGATTCACAATCACAGCTTTGCTCAGGCCTGTATCGCACGTTCCACTTACGGTGGCGGTATTGAGTTCACCAGTTTTATCATTCCTAGAATTGCCGAAACAATCTCCCATAACCCTCGTTCACCAACCCCTAGTAGCGATTAAAAAAATGGCAGATAGTCACTCTGAGAGTATTCGTTAACGACTAAGGCTAATAATATCCACTACGCCACGGTTCCTTATGCTGGTAGCTAGCCAGTCGCTCCTGCATCACTGGTATTTCCCACTTCAGCTTCTCAGCCTTATCTATTGCCTTGTCTTGTAGTTTCACTGCCCGCTTGAAGTCACCAACTTCCGCCATTGCAGCGGCCTTTGTTTCTAAGATTCGAACGTCATCATAATAATTCTCAGGCTCTTCATCCAATAGCTCAAGGGCTTCTTGTCCATCACGGATTGCTGTAACTGGTGACGTCGAAAGCTCCCAGGCCAAAAGAATTTTCGACGAATACAGGCCATCTAAGGATGAGTTTCTTAACCAGCTAATAGCTGAGCGAGCCTTCAGCTCTTCAGGGTTACCCAATAGTCTACGGGCCAAAAACTGCTGAGCAGGTGAGTATCCTCCTACAGCTGCTACGTTAATCCATTTTAAACCATTGTCTTGGTCCGCTTTACAACCACGACCTTCTATCATGTTGACGCCAATATGGTACTGGGCCTCAACCAAGCCGCTTTTAGCTGCCTTTGCGTACCAGGCATTAGCAGTTTTATATTGCAGATCTACGCCATCCAAGTATTCTTGGAAATAGCGAAATACATTCAAACGTGTGGCATAAATATATTGAGCCGCAGGGTTCCCTTGATCTGCCATCACCTTAAGATCATCAAGTTCTTCCTTAAGCTGCTTCTTTCTGAGAACGCCTGCACCGAAACCTTCGATTTGATAGGTAAAATTATTACGGACACCATATGTGGGGATTGCAACGCCATCGGCAACCGCCGGTTTATATCGAAATTTCTTGGCAGCACGCACTGAAACTTTTGAAAACCCCTTACCTGAAGAACGATTGACAATGACGTCACGAACATACCCCTCGGGGGATACTGTGTATTCGGTTTCGACGAGCCCCATCTTTCCTTGACGTAACTCTTTCTTCGGGTATATGGGTGCAACTTTCAGAATAGGTAAATAATCTTGCTCGCAATCCTCATCAGACAGGGGCTCTGGAAAAATTGAGGTT encodes:
- a CDS encoding TonB family protein, which produces MKSRLKFYFFLLQLVFCAISEAGFDDAFKKYEGGLFEEAFVAFEALSAIGDRDAQYNLGVMYYRGEYVDRDPAKAYAWMAISSKGKNKSGLTSTADKIFSTLDEETQERAITEFNRLLLNYDNEKIQTSIFPEPLSDEDCEQDYLPILKVAPIYPKKELRQGKMGLVETEYTVSPEGYVRDVIVNRSSGKGFSKVSVRAAKKFRYKPAVADGVAIPTYGVRNNFTYQIEGFGAGVLRKKQLKEELDDLKVMADQGNPAAQYIYATRLNVFRYFQEYLDGVDLQYKTANAWYAKAAKSGLVEAQYHIGVNMIEGRGCKADQDNGLKWINVAAVGGYSPAQQFLARRLLGNPEELKARSAISWLRNSSLDGLYSSKILLAWELSTSPVTAIRDGQEALELLDEEPENYYDDVRILETKAAAMAEVGDFKRAVKLQDKAIDKAEKLKWEIPVMQERLASYQHKEPWRSGYY